A portion of the Mycobacterium paraseoulense genome contains these proteins:
- a CDS encoding nuclear transport factor 2 family protein — MIRGDRESLLAAVERSPRAAAAHDRAGWVALFTEDARVEDPVGSRPHVGREQIGRFYDTFIGPREIKFHRDLDIVFGTVVLRDLELEVAMGSAVTMYIPAFLRYDLRETNGEWLIGELRAYWELPAMMLQFLRTGSRALAPALQLSGGLLSNQRLRGTAGFMTGFRRVGARHQKLAEAFLRAVARQDHNAAARALSPSATITLGDHDTLDLTELLERLDGAAPTKMNSAGPTVTVAVTSGRGRGIMFADMPWRGDTINRIRYFPG, encoded by the coding sequence GTGATCCGGGGGGATCGGGAATCGCTGCTCGCCGCGGTCGAGCGCTCGCCGCGGGCGGCCGCCGCGCACGACCGCGCGGGCTGGGTGGCGCTGTTCACCGAGGACGCCCGGGTCGAGGACCCGGTCGGGTCGCGGCCGCACGTCGGGCGGGAACAGATCGGCCGCTTCTATGACACCTTCATCGGGCCGCGGGAGATCAAGTTCCACCGCGACCTCGATATCGTCTTCGGCACCGTGGTGCTGCGCGACCTCGAGCTCGAGGTCGCGATGGGCTCGGCGGTCACGATGTACATTCCCGCGTTCCTGCGCTACGACCTGCGAGAAACCAACGGGGAGTGGCTGATCGGGGAGCTGCGGGCCTACTGGGAGCTGCCCGCGATGATGCTGCAATTCCTGCGAACGGGATCGCGCGCGCTGGCACCGGCGCTGCAACTCTCGGGGGGCCTGCTGAGCAATCAGCGGCTGCGCGGCACCGCCGGCTTCATGACGGGCTTCCGGCGGGTGGGCGCGCGGCACCAGAAACTCGCCGAGGCGTTCCTGCGCGCCGTGGCACGGCAGGACCACAACGCGGCCGCGCGTGCGCTATCGCCAAGTGCCACAATAACTCTCGGTGACCACGACACCCTCGACCTCACCGAGCTCCTGGAGCGACTCGACGGTGCGGCCCCGACCAAGATGAACAGCGCGGGCCCCACGGTGACGGTCGCGGTCACCTCCGGGCGCGGGCGCGGGATCATGTTCGCCGACATGCCCTGGCGGGGCGACACCATCAACCGGATTCGGTACTTTCCGGGCTGA
- the pncA gene encoding pyrazinamidase PncA, with product MRALIIVDVQNDFCEGGSLPVTGGAAVAGAINDYLAGDPGYQHVVATQDFHIQPGDHFSERPDYSSSWPPHCVAGSPGAQLRPDLDTSRIEAVFRKGAHTAAYSGFEGIDDDGTPLLEWLRQRGVDEVDVVGIATDHCVRRTAQDAARAGLSTRVLVDLTAAVAADSAEDALAEMRSAGIELVGGP from the coding sequence GTGAGGGCGTTGATCATCGTCGACGTGCAAAACGATTTCTGCGAGGGCGGCTCGCTGCCGGTGACCGGCGGCGCCGCCGTGGCGGGCGCCATCAACGACTACCTGGCCGGGGACCCGGGCTATCAGCACGTGGTGGCAACCCAGGACTTCCACATCCAGCCGGGCGACCACTTCTCCGAACGGCCTGACTATTCGTCGTCATGGCCACCGCACTGTGTCGCCGGAAGCCCTGGCGCCCAGTTGCGGCCCGACCTGGACACCAGCCGGATCGAGGCGGTCTTCCGCAAGGGTGCCCACACCGCGGCGTACAGCGGCTTCGAGGGCATCGACGACGACGGGACCCCGCTGCTGGAGTGGCTGCGGCAGCGTGGGGTCGACGAGGTCGACGTGGTCGGTATCGCCACCGACCACTGCGTCCGGCGGACGGCGCAGGACGCCGCGCGGGCGGGCCTGTCCACCCGGGTGCTGGTGGACCTGACTGCGGCCGTGGCGGCGGATTCGGCTGAAGACGCGCTCGCGGAGATGCGGTCCGCGGGCATCGAGCTGGTCGGGGGACCGTGA